A segment of the Asterias amurensis chromosome 11, ASM3211899v1 genome:
TCGGTCGGgtaagtaaaacaattttccACGGCCAAATTAACCGAGAATTACTGAACAAAACATGGGCCTATTTAAACCGAATTTGATGAAATATTTACCATGTTTACAGACAGTCACGACTCACAGACAGTCGGTGTTTAGTGGTTAGCTTTGTTACTTGACACGTGTTTTTATTGAAAGCTGGATGATACAAACGATTTATAACTCGTTCTGAGTGTCACAGTGTCAGCAGTCATGGCAGTGTTGTTGTGTCAGTGTCACTGTCAGTGTCAGTGACCGGAGTGGGGGACACTGTTAAAATTAAATTGTGTCACTGTCAATAATGTCTTTTGTCAATAATGTCAATCAATGTCACTGTAAACTCAATACAACAATTGTCATATGGCTTAGTACCAGTAGTAGTATATAGTAAGTTAGTTTAGTTAGTTGTGTTAATGAAGtgaaataaacataaatttactttttgaaatagtaggcctacaatCATCAtatgaaattagttttattagTCAGCTAGGTTACTAGGTATGATATGACTATTGAGTGGAAAATCAGTGATTCAGAAGCAGTTTGATGAGTTAACTGGATGACACTGGTGAAAAGTCAGAAAGTGGCACGCACTGCAATGACTGAGCGTGTACTGTGGATGGTAGCCCACCTGTTTCTGCTGTTTTCTTCAAAGTTTGAGTTTTAACACTAAAATTATTATTGGTCTCATCATAATCAAGATTTGTCATTTTGTCAAGACCGCtcaaagacaaagaaaaaaataacgaaTAAAGCCCAGACACGAATAAAGTGGGCTGCATGTAATTCATGTATTAAAGTGGCACTGGTACTGGTGGTATGTAGTTTGGTGTAGGCCTTATACAAAAatcttctttttattttgtaaaaactttAGGCTCTAAAGAAGAAAACTACAGGCAATTAAAGTTGTTTTAGTTGGACATCATCAGTGATGGATAGTAACATCATGCAGGATCAAGTTGTACAAGAGAATATCGACGATGACATGGATGAAGAGGTAAGAATAAAGGGGCAAGGGATATAGATCATACTCATAGATAAATTTCATACAGCACCAAAACTTTGGTAAAAAGTTAAGTGCAACAATCAATGTTATTTGATGCAGTGATGtgatgataaaggtctatcatGGTAAAGGTCTGTACTATAACTGCAGAGCATTTTCCAACTACACAGGGGTGTTACATTTATGGCAATCTAACTTTGAATCGTCTGTaaatataaatttttgtttattttgtaatgcttttaattttgtgtttctttccCAAGGAGTCCTTTTTCCAGGACATTGACCTTCTGCAAAACCATGGAATTGTGAGTGAAACCTTTAgtcaatataaaaacaaaatatttcccattctaatgaaaacaaaatttagttAGCAAAGCACCCCTTGGTTAAAGACATGTCAGCCTTGCACTTTTTAAAAGCTTTTTGTAAAGTAGCCCACTGGGCTAGTAAACTGTTTTCTCTACTCCTCCCAGGAAAGGATAGTAGCCCAGATTTGTTCATGAAAACGTCATGTAGGCCCTATCCTTCTTTATGGTAACGATCACAACCGGAAAAACAGCCAAATTAAGTGGCATTTACACactgaaaataaattaacacatttaaaaaaagagttaTTCACATCTGAAAATGAACAAATTTAAGCATTTTAAACAAGAAGGTTAAACAGTTGTTAGTAGTCCACAAGGCAAGTTGTGACATAATGTTAAGAGTGAATCCTATGGGTGTAAAAAAcagaacattttattttgcagATAACTCAcgtttgaaaataaaatgtcaCCAATGTATTGCTTGAAGAAACACATACCCCATTCATACCCCACCAAAAAGAAAACTTACCCTGGTTAATTTTACAGAAACCCTTTTTTGTTCCAAAACAGTACATTGTGTAAAACAGTTGAGTTtaatacacatttttgtttctatAGCTACTATGCAAACTCTTTTTCAATAAGCATTGGGTACAACatgcacagaaaaaacaaaacaagcaaagaGGTTACTATTTCttaatttgtattatttgttaCATTTAGAATGTTGCTGATATCAAGAAACTCAAGTCTGCTGGGATCTGCACAATCAAAGTTAGTGCATTCATTTCCAAGATAATGAAAACATGTTATTATTTATGATTTATTCCTTTACAAGTAATTGATGTTTGAGTACATTTGGTTTACCTCTTCAAGTTCTGTTTGATCTCATTTTATTACGTTGGTTTTAAATTTGATGATGtttaaaacctttttaaaaccctcaattgaaattttaatttgGTTTGATGTTGCTATAGAAGACAGGTTTTCAATATGAAATTGCGCTGCATCACCTGGGAATGGGAAATACAGCAGTTAGGCCTACATGCTTAATGGCTTCGGACTAgcttgacaaaatagggagaccgccaacattagggctggatagctctaCCGGTGGAGCACCAGCATGTTGAcctggaggttgcaggttcaaattctgctctagtaaatttttctttcttACAACCCAAAATCACTTAAATGAAAATGAGCAGTTATGTTACAAAGATGGTACAATTTTCTTTAATTCTTCATCTGTTGATACAGGGAATCCAGATGACAACTCGCAAGCGAATGTGTGACATTAAAGGAATATCTGAGGCCAAGATGGAGAAAATCAAAGAAGCCGCTTCAAAACTAGAAGTAAGGAGTTATTCATAAGTGCTTTAAATCCCCTCTCATCATCGATATTATAACACACTGCAGTGTTctgtatttttatatgaaaaattTACAACACAACGCAAGAGGTCCATTATTGTTCATCATGTTTACTTCCATTTACTTCCTTGACATTCATAATTTTTATGACATTCTTCCTTCATTTTCAACTAAAagaatcaaattcaaaatccaATACTATTTTTGCCACACACTATTTCCATTTGTGATTAAACAAGTTAAATTAAATTCATATAGGTTATTTTCCTGTTATTACTGAATCAGAATCCCAGAAACCAAAGTCCTAAATCAAGAGTTCTAACATGATTTATTAACAGGCTCATGGATTCATGACGGCTCTGGAGTACAGCTCTAAGCGCAAAAACTGTTTCCGTATTACAACAGGAAGCTCAGAACTAGAGTAAGTATCTTTAATTGCATTCATCATATTTTTGGATATGGTTTCATAGTTCTTTGGTGGAAAACCTCTGTTTGCAACAGTTTGAATGGTATTTTCCCCAAAAGGAATTAACAAAGAATCTTTGGCTTTGGTCCgatgaggaaaacaaaatgctaTTTTTATAAGTTGTCATGCCTAGAATAATACAGAAGCCACTGTTCCCCCTGGTCGTTGACTTGGTACCTCTTCAAAAGATGACCctttgtaaaattaaaattgaaaaccttgcccttttcaaagataaaattccaggcaGAGGCTTAAAGTTGTCTTTTGGTTTAGTTCTGTTTCCTTGGGTGACAAACCTCAGGAAAAAATTTGCCTTACCAAAATGACTAGGATGGTTGTAGGATCTGAATAACTGGAGTGCAGATTCCATAAATTTATCAGGCATAatgcttcacagaggcaattgtCTCTTTTGCCTTgctgccccttgaaatgttccaatagaAATGTAATGGctcctcatagaggtgccctatACAAGGGAGAAAACACTGGTGCCCTTGCCCGTTCAAGAGCGAAATCATCAGGCTTATTTgtgctacttttttgtgctaGATAGAATTCTTCTGACTATTAACGAAATAACTTGTTggaatgttttgttgttgctcCAGTAAGCTCATGGGTGGTGGCATTGAGAGTATGGCAATAACTGAAGCATTTGGAGGTGagttgcatttttgagatattttgTTTAGCCCTTTATGAGAATACCAATGGAGGATAAttaacatgtacaatttttggatttttaataagggaatcaatgtgtggtgaagaggttttcaactagtggtttaaacctgccgaggcctggttcttgataattttaccaattcaacacactttgattcccattcataaaaaccttttcggtcaaaaaacatcaacagttgttgttcaatatgtaaaataaatgcaaaaattataattgttcaatgatttatttcaacacaacacccctccagctatgaaatggtaagacactggggtaaacaactccttataaggagtatgctgtgcgcgtcgcgcgtgtcgcgtgatgtggcacaataataatccagccgttgctctcgaccaataggaatgaagaaactgtcttataagcacaggtgcaagctcgcgtgtttcacgcccatgtttcaacactttttactggtgttatatcatccgttatAACACCCCCACacgatgccctctcgaccaatcagaatggataaactgtcttaggtatttatgaactaCTTATCAAAATCAATTGACATTGTCTTGATTTCAAAATTAGATATTTAAATCATTTTAAGGTAAAGAGAATACTTATAAGACCTTAACTTTGAGagaaatcattttgtttaattaacaaGCTCATCTTCTCCACTGATTTCTAGATAAACATGACCACCAGATTTGATGAAATTGTCacagcaggcctagaatttcacgAAGGCCACGGAGGACTCCATTGCTctactggtcttggccttggtgccccacaTAGACTTTAAGATATTTCCAACGGAAGTGgccctttcaaaatgaaaatgtccttGCCCTCTTTAAGATGAATTTCCAGGCCTTATTGAAAACTAGAGTATGAGAAATGTGTTTATTCTTTTAACACCAATGGTTGGTATATGATGAGTCCATTAATTTGACGATGTGATCTATTTTACTTTTAGAGTTCCGAACCGGCAAGACCCAGATTTCTCACACACTGTGCGTCACGACTCAACTACCTGGAGCTAACAGCTACCCTGGCGGAAAAGTAGTCTTTATTGATACTGAGAATACTttgtatcctttttttttattaacccaACAACAATAAGTACAGAGGGATGGAGTAGTGAAGACATCACAGCTCAGTTTCGTAAAGTttcctcacaggtacccatttttcCCTTGGGTGATAAGAAACGATTACAGTTAAGTGTCCTGCTCGAGCACACAAGTCTCACGAccggggattcaaacccacaccctgatttagccaccagaacttgaatttgatgctatAAATCCCTCagccatgataaaggtctatttgcTGCTTTGGGCTGCAGTGATTGAGGGAGGCAATTCCAAACAAATCCCATATGTCCCTCTATCTTTCCTTAACGTTGATCATTCAGTCGTCCAGACAGGTTGAAGGACATTGCTGATCATTACAACCTGGACCATGGTGCAATGCTGGATAATGTTCTGTATGCAAGGGCCTACACAAGTGAGTTATTGACTTAGATAATCTTGACTTAGACAGAGAAAAAAGCAAATTGTATGGACCATCTGTATGGGCATTATTTGGTTGcttgctcaaattttacactggaccacaagCCCGAGAGGCGGGTAGTTTTGGTGACGGGGCCACTAAACCCTTCTTCGACCAGACAAGTCaagcagtcttgtgttttttaatatcaatgaaaatatttttcaCGGGCAGTAAAGTTGAAATAGAAAACCAATGTTTTTTCTTGACAGGTGAACATCAGTTTGAGCTTCTTGACTTTGCCGCTGCCAAATTCCATGAAGAGCCGGGCGTCTTCAAGTTACTGGTAAGAACGTTTTCCTTTCTTAAGATTCAAAATCAAAGAGGTGCCCATCCAGAGCTGCTCCAGAATGCTGGGATCCTGGTTTAAAATCACACATGAGTTGTATAGCATGTGGATTTTTTATCCAAAAGCAcagatcgaaacgtcgagttaaaccaacggttcttttcagaaccacctcaactcatttagagatcattacatggtgttaccgcaaactcttctatatcttatctccaccatgcaaagtttcaaatcctacaaaagCACAGAGTTTACAGTGAGAAATTCCCAAATAGTTTTCTTCTAGCAACAAATACCTCATAATCATTACTGATCTACTTTATTCTGAGCTGCCAACTcgccctgattctgcagaaagttccctgaaaataaaccaatctttccatgttctgttgaacaaaatttgaaaacctCCCGATTATGTAACTTATTCCCTATTATATTGAATGTAATTATAAATATCTCCCTGCCCTgcaaactctccctgattctgcagaaagttccctgaaaataaaccaatctttccaagttacgatgaacaaatttgaaaacctCACTGATTATGGATATTTGTTCCCTTTTATACTGAATGTAATTCGCAATacctccctgattgttgtacaatcTATCCGTTGCAAAATGCAATTGTTGGCAGTTCTGCATTTTTAGCCTACAGTAAACTTGAGGGAATATGAACTGAATAATTGAAGCTTTATGGATGCATAGCTGAGTCATATCTGTTACACCATAACCTAGTTGTCATCATTATCATGTCAGGTGTATCATAACAGATTTATAACCTTCAATATAATAGGATTGATATTATGCCCCCAATGGACTATgcagtgttttaaaggcactgtacacagtaattgtcaaagaccagtatcctcacttggtgtatcccaacataagcataaaataacaaatctatgcaaattttgactcaattggtcatcgaagttgcaagggaataatgaaagaagaaaaaaacaattgttgcacaaatttgtgtgctttcagatgcataatcaaaggcttcaggccttaagGCTTTtcttatttgagtgagaaattacctctgtctcaaaatctatgttacttcagagggagtcgtttctcaaactatcaacagctctccattgccgagtttgtttttatgcatcccattattttgagtagtccaatagtgtccagtgcctttaaagggaaggtatactcTTGGTAATCAGTCCTAAAATTAATGGAAACAAAAACCTTTGgtaagaagcctacagcagcttatGATAGTATAAATGTGAACATTTCTTCTATTCATTAATTCAAAGAGGCCCTtaaaacccactttttcacagctgcttttcattagtttgtgtttcttccttgcgccatgagtatcacttgtggtggataccggcgcacaTAAGTGGTCTTCtacttattattgttattaaagtgaaataattctcaaactAACAATTTTACctatacacagatgtgtgttagcatactcagtactttccccccgagtcctgtgaaaacatttcacatgcatattacacgggtgggattcgaacccacgaccctgctaacacacatcggtgtatgggtaaaaaccaaacttaatatattctttatccccgatgcaagtttaacatctattaaattctcaaaatgcttcataTTATCAAAAGGCTTCCAacaaaagttgttattgccattagtttttagagtcattaccaaacataCCTTCCCTTTGGTACATAATCAGTGAGTTTCAAGAGTGAAAACCAATCATCTTTTTATGGTAACCATGCAATGATAAATGAGGAGACTCTAAAGTGCAGTGTCATAAACAGAACATGATGATCTTGCAAAGTAATGAGAATGAGTGTCATTGATTTAGTACAATGAACATTTGGCGTCTAGAGTTTCATCACTGTAGGGGCTATAAGGGACATGCTGGAAAAATAAGACTTGGAGATTGTAGGTCTTTGAAGGGACCGAGAGGCTCTGTataagattggtttattttactGGGGGTGTCATCATTATATAGCTAGGTTTCATGACAATGTCTTGATGAAGCcttcaaaataaaccaaaagaaCTCTTTCCGTCTGCATCAAGTAAAACAAGATTTATAACTTTATTTATTAGTATAACTCATTTTAGGATCTGGCAGAAAATCATAGTTGTGATTTAGCAATcataacaaacaataacaaaaactctGTCTGGGGTGTACACTTggtctacaatcccggccaaaatgcttagGCCACATGGCAATAAACATACCCTCCCCCATCTCCCTCCTCAATGTTGTTAGGAGCGCAGACTGCGtaatgagagccaacattgaataGGGGGTTAGGGGCGGGGGCGCAATGAGATATGGCTGGGATTGTAACTATAAAGACCAGAGAAACTAATTATTCAAGATGAAAATACTACATTCATAAAGAATTTGGCAACATCTTTACTCGGTTGCAATTTTCAGGAAAATGTTGAGGCAAAAGATCCATAACAAAAATATCCCTGGCTCTGGAAAATTCCAAACAAATCACAGACCGATGAGAAAGAGAGCAGATCACAGAAAACATGTCAAGacttttttgtttatctttcatTGCAGATAATTGACTCCATCATGGCATTATTTAGAGTAGATTTCAGTGGGCGGGGAGAACTTGCCGACAGACAACAAAAACTGGCTCAAATGCTCTCCAAACTACAAAAAATATCTGAAGGTAAACAACTTTACACAGTCAAGCTTCATTTTGCAAAGCTAGCAGCATGAActttgacactttttttttaatatgcgGAGCCAAGCCCAACAACCAGTTAATCTCCAAGTAAAGCAGCATCCGGCAAGAGTCTAACATCCTCTTGAAGacggcaggcctgatacttcatttgcctccatgcccactggtgccttggtgcccttgaaatgccccagtagaaatttacaattttttcatAGGTGCCCATTACCAagcagaaaatgccttggtgcccttgccctttcaaaagcaaagcatacaggcctgagatgatcagagcatcctgatcaaaacattgaattgtcaaccaccggttcttcttagaaccaacactactcagaAGAGATGGTGCTATCGCAAACCTCACCTGTTTGTACTCctaccatgtaaagtttcaaatcctactagaATAGTATTTGCTTTTCACAACTTCATTTTTCCTTTGTATTTGTCAGAGTACAACGTCTCTGTCTTTGTGACTAATCAGATGACATCTGATCCTGGAGCAACAATGAGGTatagttccttttttttttttttacttccctcttattttgtaaaattttatcATCCCATAAGTATTTTACATATTTCTATGACATCATAGCAAGGAAACTTCTCGTGGGTAATTTGGAACCATAGCAACAACTTTGTACAattattaactttttaaaaaaatacttagaaTTTGTCAGTATACACAACCAAGTGTGTAAGGACTTTTGGGATGCTAGGTAGCAGCAGGCAAATTCAGAGCTTCCTAACAACAGAAATTTACATGAAGTCTGCGGCATTCCAATTGCCCCTCTTGTGTGTGTGTTCTTTTAATTACAGTCTTCATTCaagtttttttctcgtttttcgATAttacaagacttgcacagtcttaAGCTTTTTCATGTCACACAATGTAGTGGTGATTGACTCATAAGTTTCTATTTGTGTGATGTAGTTTTCAGGCGGACCCTAAGAAGCCTATTGGTGGTCATATCCTTGCCCATGCCTCAACGACGCGGTTGAGTCTCAGGAAAGGACGAGGTGAATTAAGGATCGCTAAAATCTATGACAGGTGAGGAAACTAAGGGAGTGTccaaattggtggctacagctacgactgttgctagtAGGACCTATACTTCAACGGATGACTTTGACCCAGCTATAGCCGTAGCCGTGGCTGCCAATTTGGACACATTTAaagactatttttgtttttagtattgCCCCCAACAAAGCTACTGTCAGCCCATGGTCCAAAACTTAAAAGAGTCAAAATCCATGTAAAGATATGGTGAGCAAAAATAATAGTACTGGGTTCCTGTATAGTGCTTTATCACATCCCTAGGGGTCTGTCAAAGtgctcattatttgttttttagagCAGAGCTATGTTTAAAATTATGAGACCGAATTAtgtaattattcataaatacctcagacagattcgctattcctattggtggagagcgcgtcacgtgggtgtgtataaacctttgtttatgaccagtaaaaagtgttgaaacatgggcgtgacacgcgagcttgcacctgtgtttTTAACacagtttctttattcctattggtcgagagcaacggctgaaagtTGTTTCATCACGCGATACACGCGATGTGCACAGCATtctcttataaggagttgtttacccgagggccttgactgggccttactatttcatagctggaggggtgttgtgttgaaagaaattattgaacaattatattttttgcatttattttactttttgaccaatgggaatgggaatcaaagtgtgttcaATCGGTTTTCGACTAAAACCAGGCCTctttgggtttaaaccactagttgaaaacctcttcaccacacattgattcccttattcaagaCCATTCATTTCAGTGAGTTGAGAATTCGAAACATATATTTTTATGCATCTATTAATATACTATTACTGGTTTTAAAtctactgttttgtttttttctcagccCTGACATGCCAGAGAATGAAGCAACGTTTGCCATTTCCACAGGAGGTATCATTGATGCCAAAGAATAGCAAGACCCTACAAATGGATGAGTTTTCTGATAATATCATTTCTCTTGACAGTAATTATGGAGACCAATTTGTAATTGTTGAGTTTGGAATGTTGGTCCAATTTCCAAATTGACCGTTTCTGACATAACTTATTTGAAAGTTTGGTGATGTTTGTTCATTGTTTCCAGTAGGTTTTATACACTATTTAAAACTACTGATAGCTGTATTGGTGTATTTAAGCATGTAAAGGAATCAGTGATAATGACAAATTGTACCTCCCCAAAAATGTTG
Coding sequences within it:
- the LOC139943729 gene encoding meiotic recombination protein DMC1/LIM15 homolog produces the protein MDSNIMQDQVVQENIDDDMDEEESFFQDIDLLQNHGINVADIKKLKSAGICTIKGIQMTTRKRMCDIKGISEAKMEKIKEAASKLEAHGFMTALEYSSKRKNCFRITTGSSELDKLMGGGIESMAITEAFGEFRTGKTQISHTLCVTTQLPGANSYPGGKVVFIDTENTFRPDRLKDIADHYNLDHGAMLDNVLYARAYTSEHQFELLDFAAAKFHEEPGVFKLLIIDSIMALFRVDFSGRGELADRQQKLAQMLSKLQKISEEYNVSVFVTNQMTSDPGATMSFQADPKKPIGGHILAHASTTRLSLRKGRGELRIAKIYDSPDMPENEATFAISTGGIIDAKE